Proteins encoded in a region of the Altererythrobacter ishigakiensis genome:
- a CDS encoding VOC family protein codes for MGVTAIDHVQLAMPHGGEDDARRFFVDVLGMAEVPKPAHLAVSGGCWFSAGTAQIHLGVEQDFMPAQRAHPALLVDDLVEMVRKLEMAGVSFAPGKPLEGYKRGDILDPFGNRIEIMERV; via the coding sequence ATGGGCGTTACGGCAATAGATCACGTCCAGCTTGCGATGCCGCACGGTGGCGAAGACGATGCTCGGCGCTTTTTTGTCGATGTGCTGGGCATGGCAGAAGTGCCAAAGCCCGCTCATCTGGCGGTCAGCGGGGGGTGCTGGTTCTCCGCAGGCACGGCGCAGATTCATTTGGGCGTGGAGCAAGACTTTATGCCGGCGCAACGCGCGCATCCCGCTTTGCTGGTCGACGATCTGGTCGAAATGGTGCGCAAGCTGGAGATGGCGGGGGTGTCGTTTGCCCCTGGCAAACCTTTGGAAGGCTACAAGCGGGGTGATATTCTCGACCCCTTCGGAAATCGGATCGAAATCATGGAGCGGGTTTGA
- a CDS encoding DUF1905 domain-containing protein yields the protein MADKLTLQTPLKIWRGEKAVYRLVSITGDEAEHIAAHALMQRLEYGTRRGFGSVKIMARIGETEWKTSVFPTKPKPAIREATGQGERDWWLLVSKKVMRAEDLAEGDLVELELELL from the coding sequence ATGGCTGACAAACTGACACTGCAAACACCTCTAAAGATTTGGCGCGGTGAGAAGGCAGTCTATCGCCTGGTCTCGATCACCGGTGATGAAGCCGAGCACATTGCCGCGCATGCCCTGATGCAACGCCTTGAGTACGGAACTCGCCGCGGGTTCGGCTCGGTGAAGATAATGGCGCGAATTGGTGAGACGGAATGGAAAACTTCGGTCTTCCCAACCAAGCCCAAACCCGCAATTCGCGAAGCGACAGGGCAAGGAGAACGCGATTGGTGGCTGCTCGTCAGCAAAAAGGTGATGCGGGCAGAAGATCTCGCCGAGGGCGATCTGGTCGAGCTAGAATTGGAGCTACTCTAG